AAAAATGCAATTGACGATAAATTCTGGAAAGGGATAACCGTAAACGGGAAGATATACGGTGTTCGCGTCCAAGGTAATGTGGCAACACCAGCCGGATGGGGATTCAATAAGGAGATAGTGAATAAGTATCATCTTGATATCTCAAATCCATCAGCAGACCTATGGGATTATGAGGATATGCTCAAAAAGGTCTATGAAGGTGAAAAAACAAACAAAAATTTCAGTGCATTTTTAGCAGTAATTTCAGATAACTGTCTGAACAATTATGACACCATAACCCCAGCGATAGGTATTGACCTTACAGATACGAGCGCTAAAGCAGTAAACATGTATGAACAGGATTATGTAAAGAAGTGGATTATTACAATAAAACGGTTTAGGGATCTCGGATTTATCTGTGATAACGCTGAAAATTATTTCATGCGATATGATTCTGGTTACGGGACAAGTGCAACTGAAGAAAGTGGCAAAAATTTAGTAGATGTTACCATTCAGAAAGTAGGCCCACTATATGCTAAACAATCAACAGTCAACCACGCCATCAACGGAATTGCTTCTTGGTCAGAAAACAAGGAAAATGCCTTTGAGATGCTGAAATTATGTACCACTGACAAAGATATTGCAAATCTACTTGTGTATGGTATCGAAGGGCAGAACTACACGCTGGAAAATGGTAAAGTTATTCCGAATATAAATAAATTACATGCTCCATCGAACCAGATGTTTTTTGCCAACAATCTGCTTCTGTATCCATCACCGAAATTTGGTATGGATTTTTCTAATTATAAAGAGCTCAACGCCTCTGCTAAGGAGTCACCTATACTTGGCTTTTTCTTTGACGACAGCCGTGTCAAAAAAGAGGTTGAGGCTACCGACGCCGTTGTTGCGAAATACTCGGAGCAATTGTGGACCGGCGAGGAAGCAAATGCCGAGGAGGCACTTGCGCAGATGCAGCGTGAGCTCAAGGCGGCAGGCATTGATAAGGTGCTAGATGAGGTGAACCGCCAGATTGAAGCTTGGAAGACTGTAAATAAGTAGATTATTGTTACATCTCGTTGAGGACTTTTTCAGTATCGAATTATGCCAAATACAAATATTTAAATGCTCAAGCTAACTAATAATATAAATAAATAAATAATAATCACAAAGTGTTCTAATAGAAGTTGAAAATTGCCAAAGATTGTGGTATAATTCAGGCAATAAATGGCGATTGATTACAAGGTGAGCGGTATGACAAAGAAAACGCGCAGACGGGTAATATGGTGTTCTGTAATCGCGGTGGTGGTGCTTGCCGGCGGCGCGGCGGCAGCGGCGGCGCTGCATATGTATGGTAAAAGCGTGCAAAGTGACGAAATAGTTTTTGCAAATATCGGTGAGCCCTGCATGGGTAAGTCAGGATTCTATTATCAAAAACAGAATCAAAATGATTCCCGATACTATTATTTCGATTATAGTTCAAAAGAAAGTGTGGTTTTATGTAATCGCCCGAATTGCACTCACGAAGATGAAACAACATGCGACGCATATTTTGACGGTATACCGCTGCTTGCACAGTATAACGATAAGTTGTATTTTTTAGTGCCGGGGTACGAAAATTCAGTAATCTATGTGGCAAATTCCGATGGTTCTAACAAAAAGCGGTTGATATCGATAAATGGCAAGGTAGGCTTTAGGTTGGCGATTGCGGATAATAAGCTGTTTTATGAAAAAACCGTGCAGCAATATGACGAAAATTTAAATCCGGTTGGTAACCCTAAGGTAAGTATCTGTATGTATGATCTGACGGTACACAAAAACAGTACGCTTACTAAAGTACGAAGTGGTATCGATGCGACGATAAAGCTGCTCGGTTATTACAATAACGCAGTGTACTACATGTATCAGGATAATAAGAAGAAAGCGGATCCCAATATAGATTACAATGAAGCTAACTTGTCATATTTTAAGTCGCTAATAGGCCATCAATCCATATACCGTTATGATATATCGACCGGCAAAGAGACTGAATTTCTCAATTCGCTTGATAAATTCGGTATTTCACCAGCATTGTATCAGGACAGTATCTTTTACATGACAACAAATAGCTCATCCCATGTTACGACCCTTTACCGATACTTACTTTACAATGATGAACTGCAAATAATTGCATCGGGTAAGGATTTGTATAATGGGATTATAGAATGTGCCGACGGCAAGGTGTTTTATTCGCGCGGCGTTTTTAACGGGAAATCTGTTACATACACGAGTATAAAAACTTCATATGCGTACGACCTGAAAACAGGGAAAAGCACAGAAGTAAAACTTCGCAGCGGTAACGACTGTTATTCTGTAATCGGGGCGTCATCAGACTTAGTTTTTTTCTCGGTTGGAAAAAATGAGGCGCTGACCGGTTCGACTTCTGATTTGAGTTACGCATATATGAATAAGAAAGATTTCTATGCCGGTAAACTGGCCTGCACAGAAATTAAATAATAGCCCCAAAAGCAAAGGATAGGGATAAGACATAAGGAGGTATTTGTGATGAAAATGGTGAAAAGATTGTCAGCACTGTGGTAATTCTAAGTCTACTGTCTGTAGTTGGAATTTCTGCATTTGCTCGCGACAATGCAACCGGATCAATTAATGGATGTCCTGTTGGTGGAGTATCTGATGTAATTGATCAATGTTCGTATTCATATGCAAGCGGTGGCTTCGGTTCTGCTTCCGTACAAGCAACTTTTGTTTATGTTAATTATAATTGGGATCGCCAACCTTCTGTATATAAACAGGAGTCTTGTCCTGCCCAATCCTCACCTAATGCGTATATTAGATTTAATCTGCCGAGTAATGGATATAAATTAGTACGAGTTTCGGGTAACCACTCTGTCTCAGTAAATAATGGAGGCTGGTCAGGTTCCACAGTTGACAGCCTTTAAGTAAAAATTAATGTACAAGTAAAAATTAATGTACTATCCTTTGCTTGATTAATAAAACAGCGCAATGCGCTGTTCTACATTTTATAAAAGGGTGAATTAGATGAAGAGATTTACTGCAATTCTCTTATCTTTTACAGTATGCTTTATATTATTCGGCTGCAGCAAAAATTCTATACAAAAATCCAAAGTTTCTTCGCATAGCTCATCATCAAAAAAGGACGAGATTGTTTGGGTAACAGACAAATATGCTGCTGTTGATGGGGATTTGGTTGAAAAGCTGAACAGTCTGCTGAAAAAAAGGGGATATAATTTCCGTGTCAGTTTCAAGAAAATTGAAGACAACTGGGAATCGGATAGTCTTTTGCCGACAATTATGGAATTAAAGAATTCAGGTCAGCAGGCGGACTTAATTTATTCTGGCGTTGGCAATGCAGACAAGACTGTAAACAACTATTATGATTTTGTAAAAAACGGTATTTATACCGATTTGACGCAAATGCTTTCGACGGAGAGCGGACGGGCAGTGAAAAATGCAATTGATGATAAAATCTGGAAAGGGATAACCGTAAACGGGAAGATATACGGTGTTCGCGTTCAAGGTTATGTGGCAGTACCTGCCGCATTGGGATTCAATAAAGAGATTGTGAATAAGTATCATCTTGATATCTCAAATCCATCCGCAGACCTGTGGGATTATGAGGATATGCTCAAAAAGGTTTATGAAGGTGAAAAAACAAATAAAAAATTCAGCGCTTTAGTATTATTAACGGATTTATCGAATAACTGTCTGATGAATTATGATGCCATAACCAAAGCGATAGGTATTAACCTTATGGATCCGAGCGCAAAAGCAGTAAACATGTATGAACAGGATTATGTAAAGAAGTGGTTTATTACAATAAAACGGTATAGGGATCTTGGATTTATCTGCGATAATCCTGATAATTATTTCATGCGATATGAAGGCTACTTCGCAGAAAGTGGAACAGAGGGCTCAGGCAAATACAAGGTTAATATGCTTTTTCGTAAGATCGGTCCGCTCTATGCAAAACAATCAGCAGTCAACCACGCTATCAACGGAATTGCTTCTTGGTCAGAAAACAAGGAAAATGCCTTTGAGATGCTGAAATTATGCACTACAGACAAAGATATTGCAAATCTGCTTGTATATGGTATCGAAGGGCAGAACTACACGCTGAAAGACGGTAAGGTTGTTCCGAATAAAAATGATTATCATGATCCAATAAACCAGATGTTTTTTGCCAACAATCTGCTTTTATACTCGTCGCCTGAATTCGGGATAGATATGTCTAATTGCAAAGAATATAACGCCTCTGCTAAGGAGTCACCTATCCTCGGCTTTTTCTTTGACGACAGCCGTGTCAAAAAAGAGGTTAAGGCTACCGACGCCGTTGTTGCGAAATACACGGAGCAATTGTGGGACGGCGAGGAAGCAAATGCCGAGGAAACACTTGCGCAGATGCAGCGTGAGCTTAAGGCGGCAGGCATTGATAAGGTGCTAGATGAGGTGAACCGCCAGATTGAAGCTTGGAAGACTGTAAATAAATAAGGCAGGAGGACATAGTCATGACACTCGAAATTATCGGCCTTTCCAAAAGTTATGGGACAAAGCGTGCGCTTGATTCAGTCAGCATGACGCTGACGCCCGGGGTATATGGGCTGCTTGGGCCGAACGGTGCCGGAAAGTCCACGCTGATGAACTTAATAGTGGGAAATCTTGTGCCTGACGAGGGAAAGATTTTATTTGACGGGCAGGACATATATAAGATGGGGGCGAGCTTTCGCGCACTGCTCGGGTATATGCCTCAGCAGCAGGGGCTTTATGATACATTTACTGCGAAGCGCTTTCTTTACTACATGGCTTCACTCAAAGGAATAAAAAAGTCAGATGCCCGGGAGCAGATTGCCCGTGCGCTGCGCCTTGTTAATCTGGAGGGCGAAGAGAATAAACGGTTGTCGGCCTTTTCGGGCGGCATGAAGCAGCGCATACTTATCGCTCAGGCGATATTGGGAGACCCAAAGGTGCTGGTTTTTGATGAGCCGACTGCAGGGCTTGACCCGAAGGAGCGTATCCGTATTCGGAATTTGATAGCGGGCATTGCCCTTGAGCGCATTGTCATCATTGCAACGCATGTCGTATCGGATATCGAATATATAGCCAAAGAAGTCCTGCTGCTGAAATCCGGTTCACTTATAGCAAAAGAGGAGCCTGGTAGATTGCTTGAACGGCTCGAGGGCAGAGTGTTTGAGCTGACGGTGCCGGAGGAAAAGCTGGCGCAGGTGCAGGCACATTATAAGGTCGGGAACATCGCCAAAGTGCGGCAGGGCGTTGCGGTAAGAGTTTTGACAGATGTTC
This DNA window, taken from [Clostridium] cellulosi, encodes the following:
- a CDS encoding hypothetical protein (Family membership); its protein translation is MKKIAVVLLAFAMCFTFFGCGNNTRKNSKSSIHNSSSKKNELVWITNKYAPIDTDLVNKLNSLLKEKGYNFSVSFKKIEDNWESDSLLPTIMELKNSSQQVDLIYSGLDSADKTINNYYDFVKNGIYTDLTQMLSTESGRAVKNAIDDKFWKGITVNGKIYGVRVQGNVATPAGWGFNKEIVNKYHLDISNPSADLWDYEDMLKKVYEGEKTNKNFSAFLAVISDNCLNNYDTITPAIGIDLTDTSAKAVNMYEQDYVKKWIITIKRFRDLGFICDNAENYFMRYDSGYGTSATEESGKNLVDVTIQKVGPLYAKQSTVNHAINGIASWSENKENAFEMLKLCTTDKDIANLLVYGIEGQNYTLENGKVIPNINKLHAPSNQMFFANNLLLYPSPKFGMDFSNYKELNASAKESPILGFFFDDSRVKKEVEATDAVVAKYSEQLWTGEEANAEEALAQMQRELKAAGIDKVLDEVNRQIEAWKTVNK
- a CDS encoding putative secreted protein (Hypothetical protein); protein product: MAIDYKVSGMTKKTRRRVIWCSVIAVVVLAGGAAAAAALHMYGKSVQSDEIVFANIGEPCMGKSGFYYQKQNQNDSRYYYFDYSSKESVVLCNRPNCTHEDETTCDAYFDGIPLLAQYNDKLYFLVPGYENSVIYVANSDGSNKKRLISINGKVGFRLAIADNKLFYEKTVQQYDENLNPVGNPKVSICMYDLTVHKNSTLTKVRSGIDATIKLLGYYNNAVYYMYQDNKKKADPNIDYNEANLSYFKSLIGHQSIYRYDISTGKETEFLNSLDKFGISPALYQDSIFYMTTNSSSHVTTLYRYLLYNDELQIIASGKDLYNGIIECADGKVFYSRGVFNGKSVTYTSIKTSYAYDLKTGKSTEVKLRSGNDCYSVIGASSDLVFFSVGKNEALTGSTSDLSYAYMNKKDFYAGKLACTEIK
- a CDS encoding putative secreted protein (Hypothetical protein) produces the protein MKRFTAILLSFTVCFILFGCSKNSIQKSKVSSHSSSSKKDEIVWVTDKYAAVDGDLVEKLNSLLKKRGYNFRVSFKKIEDNWESDSLLPTIMELKNSGQQADLIYSGVGNADKTVNNYYDFVKNGIYTDLTQMLSTESGRAVKNAIDDKIWKGITVNGKIYGVRVQGYVAVPAALGFNKEIVNKYHLDISNPSADLWDYEDMLKKVYEGEKTNKKFSALVLLTDLSNNCLMNYDAITKAIGINLMDPSAKAVNMYEQDYVKKWFITIKRYRDLGFICDNPDNYFMRYEGYFAESGTEGSGKYKVNMLFRKIGPLYAKQSAVNHAINGIASWSENKENAFEMLKLCTTDKDIANLLVYGIEGQNYTLKDGKVVPNKNDYHDPINQMFFANNLLLYSSPEFGIDMSNCKEYNASAKESPILGFFFDDSRVKKEVKATDAVVAKYTEQLWDGEEANAEETLAQMQRELKAAGIDKVLDEVNRQIEAWKTVNK
- a CDS encoding hypothetical protein (High confidence in function and specificity) encodes the protein MTLEIIGLSKSYGTKRALDSVSMTLTPGVYGLLGPNGAGKSTLMNLIVGNLVPDEGKILFDGQDIYKMGASFRALLGYMPQQQGLYDTFTAKRFLYYMASLKGIKKSDAREQIARALRLVNLEGEENKRLSAFSGGMKQRILIAQAILGDPKVLVFDEPTAGLDPKERIRIRNLIAGIALERIVIIATHVVSDIEYIAKEVLLLKSGSLIAKEEPGRLLERLEGRVFELTVPEEKLAQVQAHYKVGNIAKVRQGVAVRVLTDVPPKEYSPRETAPMLEDVYLDCFGDEPEGEKVQVTA